From the Chryseobacterium fluminis genome, the window CCAGTAAAGTTTCAGGTTTCATTAAAATAATTAAGTTTAACGAAAACCAGTTTGTTCATAAAGGGGATACCCTGATTGTGATTGATAACCGTGAATTCGTTAACCAGGTGAAAATGGCTGAAGCCGGTCTTCACGCTAATGCCGACAACATTACCACGATCGAAAGCGGCGTCAGTACAAAGGCAAGCGATACCAAAATCATTGATGCAAAAATCGCTTCTGCCAAAATTGATATATGGAAAACCGAACAGGATTTTAAACGATATAAAAACCTGGTTTCAGAAGATGCCGCAACCGAACAGCAGTTTGAAAATGTAAAGGCATCGTACGAACAGGCAAAAGCAAACCTTTTAGCTTTAGAACAGCAGAAAAATGCGGTCCGTGCCAGCGTAGATGAGCAGGAAACAAAAGTAGCTCCTGTAAAAAGCCAGATTCAGCAAAGCTCGGCAAGTTTAAATAATGCTAAACTTTTTCTTTCGTATACCGTAGTCACCGCCCCTTATGACGGTTGGGTAGGCAAAAAGACGATTCAGGAAGGTCAGCTGATTAAAGAAGGTCAGGCCCTGGTTCAGATGGTCAGCCAAGAAAAATGGATCATCGCTAATTACAAAGAAACCCAACTGGGACAGATTGACCGGAATAAGGAGGTCATAATAACAGCCGACGCTTATCCCGATATA encodes:
- a CDS encoding HlyD family secretion protein → METFKNYGTKATDTKGKKDQQNHYCIRLDPHYQRNDRDGQLLSFFEKNVTTNDAQIEQYITPVSSKVSGFIKIIKFNENQFVHKGDTLIVIDNREFVNQVKMAEAGLHANADNITTIESGVSTKASDTKIIDAKIASAKIDIWKTEQDFKRYKNLVSEDAATEQQFENVKASYEQAKANLLALEQQKNAVRASVDEQETKVAPVKSQIQQSSASLNNAKLFLSYTVVTAPYDGWVGKKTIQEGQLIKEGQALVQMVSQEKWIIANYKETQLGQIDRNKEVIITADAYPDIEFKGRIVSVSPASGSQFSLIKPDNATGNFVKIEQRFPVKIILDHNQNNDKLLSGMNVLVSAKKI